One genomic segment of Capricornis sumatraensis isolate serow.1 chromosome X, serow.2, whole genome shotgun sequence includes these proteins:
- the ITM2A gene encoding integral membrane protein 2A: MAAQAARIGRYCCIGHSEYPAGRLLLASTHLDSLLVLARPFPKPAHGLPSSLRLRLKYTQTWAPSSEKAEEEKEGAARASAILSSSNLQPRTLIPAVPYRAVRRFTTVKIAFNTPTAVQKEEARQDVKALISRTVQAQILTGKELRVATKEKAGSSGRCMLTLLGLSFILAGLIVGGACIYKYFMLKSTIYRGEMCFFDSEAPANSLQGKEPYFLPVMEEADICEDDNIAIIDVPVPRLSDSDTAAIIHDFENGMTVYLDLLLGNCYLMSLNTSTVMPPKNLVELFGRLAVGKYLLHIYVVHEDLVAVEQIHDVSNLGIFVYQLYNNHKSFCLCRRDMLQGFNKRAIDKCWKIRHLTNEFIETKIC, translated from the exons CACTTGGACTCCCTCCTTGTCCTTGCTCGGCCTTTCCCTAAGCCCGCCCATGGTCTCCCATCCAGCTTGAGACTGCGTCTCAAGTATACCCAGACCTGGGCTCCCAGCAGTGAAAaagcagaagaggagaaagaaggtgCTGCTCGGGCTAGTGCTATCTTGTCCTCCTCCAACCTGCAGCCCAGAACACTGATTCCAGCAGTGCCTTACCGCGCAGTCCGAAGATTCACCACGGTGAAAATTGCTTTCAATACACCCACAGCAGTGCAAAAAGAGGAGGCGCGGCAAGACGTGAAGGCCCTTATAAGCCGCACGGTCCAAGCTCAGATCCTGACTGGCAAG GAACTCCGAGTTGCCACCAAGGAAAAAGCAGGTTCCTCTGGGAGATGTATGCTTACTCTCTTAGGCCTTTCATTCATCTTGGCAGGACTTATTGTTGGTGGAGCCTGTATTTACAAGTACTTCATGCTGAAG AGTACCATCTACCGTGGAGAAATGTGCTTCTTTGATTCTGAGGCTCCTGCAAATTCCCTCCAAGGAAAGGAACCCTACTTTCTGCCTGTGATGGAAGAGGCTGACATTTGTGAGGATGACAACATTGCAATCATTGATGTGCCTGTCCCCAGACTCTCTGATAGTGACACTGCAGCAATTATTCACGACTTCGAAAAT GGCATGACTGTTTACCTAGACTTGCTGCTAGGGAACTGCTATCTGATGTCCCTAAATACCTCCACTGTTATGCCTCCAAAGAATCTGGTGGAGCTCTTTGGCAGACTGGCAGT tggcAAATACCTGCTTCACATTTATGTGGTTCATGAAGATCTGGTTGCTGTAGAACAAATTCATGATGTTAGTAACCTTGGCATATTTGTTTACCAACTTTACAACAATCACAAGTCCTTCTGTCTTTGTAGAAGAGACATGTTGCAGG GTTTCAACAAACGTGCCATTGATAAGTGCTGGAAGATTAGACATTTAACCAACGAATTTATTGAGACCAAGATCTGTTAA